A stretch of Gemmatimonas aurantiaca T-27 DNA encodes these proteins:
- a CDS encoding aminotransferase class V-fold PLP-dependent enzyme, with protein MSSILDVAALRAQEYPWMATDPAIYLNAASVGPLPQRTVEVTAEWATMRSRPHQLPFPLMQEAAATARAQFAALVGADADEIALMPNTTYGLNLAARALPLRPGVILTFDGEFPSCVYPFQALGSRGITLDLIPKRDGIPDEDALLEAIGNRSDVVAVVVSWVQFANGFVADLARIGNACRARGIFFIVDGIQGCGVRPIDLHALPVDIFASGAQKWQLSPWGTGFVYVRRELVTALEPHDVGWACMKASVDYTRLTDYEFDFFDDARRFEVVTLAYQDFAAANASTALLLELGVDRIAAHLERLGDRVVQWATSRRDVRLVTPAAPARRAGVLSFAPERLDEMATALKNAQVIHVVREGAIRLSPHSYNTIDEIDRVLALLDQTR; from the coding sequence ATGTCGTCGATCCTTGATGTCGCTGCACTGCGCGCGCAGGAATACCCGTGGATGGCGACGGATCCGGCCATCTACCTCAATGCCGCATCGGTCGGGCCGCTACCGCAGCGCACGGTGGAAGTCACGGCGGAATGGGCCACGATGCGGTCGCGTCCTCATCAGTTGCCATTTCCGCTGATGCAGGAGGCTGCCGCTACGGCGCGCGCGCAGTTTGCGGCGCTGGTGGGTGCCGACGCGGATGAAATCGCGCTGATGCCGAACACCACATATGGGCTCAATCTCGCGGCCCGGGCGCTTCCTTTGCGTCCCGGTGTGATTCTCACGTTCGATGGAGAGTTTCCGAGCTGCGTGTACCCGTTCCAGGCGCTGGGCTCTCGGGGGATCACGCTCGACCTCATCCCGAAGCGCGACGGCATTCCGGATGAAGATGCGCTGCTCGAAGCCATCGGCAATCGCTCCGATGTGGTCGCCGTGGTGGTTTCATGGGTGCAGTTCGCGAACGGCTTCGTGGCCGACCTCGCACGGATCGGCAACGCCTGTCGCGCACGTGGCATCTTTTTCATTGTCGACGGCATCCAGGGCTGCGGGGTGCGCCCCATCGACCTGCATGCGTTACCGGTGGACATCTTTGCGAGCGGGGCGCAGAAGTGGCAGCTCAGCCCATGGGGCACCGGTTTTGTCTATGTGCGCCGCGAACTCGTGACGGCGCTCGAGCCGCATGATGTGGGCTGGGCGTGCATGAAGGCGTCCGTCGACTACACGCGCCTCACCGACTACGAATTCGACTTTTTCGACGACGCCCGTCGCTTCGAAGTGGTGACACTCGCCTATCAGGACTTTGCGGCGGCCAACGCGTCGACGGCTCTGCTGCTGGAGCTGGGCGTGGATCGCATTGCCGCCCATCTGGAGCGTCTGGGCGATCGTGTCGTGCAATGGGCCACCAGTCGTCGCGATGTGCGTCTGGTCACGCCAGCCGCCCCGGCACGTCGGGCTGGCGTTCTGTCATTTGCACCGGAGCGGCTCGACGAGATGGCCACCGCGCTCAAGAACGCGCAGGTGATTCATGTGGTGCGCGAGGGGGCTATCCGGTTGTCGCCGCATAGCTACAACACCATCGACGAGATCGATCGGGTGCTGGCGTTGCTCGACCAAACTCGCTGA
- the tyrS gene encoding tyrosine--tRNA ligase, which yields MSARPSLLDELAWRELISQHTEGLPAALAAGTVSGYCGFDPTASSLHVGNLIPIMGLMHLQRAGHRPYALVGGATGMIGDPSGRASERVLQGLDAIHSNAEAIRGQLSRFLDFDGPRGAKLVNNVDWLSKLSVLDFLRETGKHFSVNYMLAKDSVKSRIDGGISYTEFSYMLLQAHDFWELNRSEGVTLQFGGSDQWGNITAGLELIRRSGGADSNGLTFPLITNADGSKFGKSTGGGSVWLDPERTSPYQFYQFWMGADDRDASRYLRYYTLFSLDEVTALDAEVRTAPEKRAAQRALAVEVTSRVHSAEAARVAQEVSALLFEKADPQALSGEALKALRAEIPFAEYEPPAEGAPAEGIDVYQCLTLLGIAASRGAAKRLLEQGGVSVNGVKLGAADRVVGEDRLLRDRHLLVRKGQREFGLIQVP from the coding sequence AGGCCTGCCGGCGGCACTCGCCGCTGGCACCGTCTCCGGATACTGCGGCTTCGATCCCACGGCCTCCAGCCTGCATGTGGGGAATCTCATCCCCATCATGGGGCTGATGCACCTCCAGCGCGCGGGGCATCGCCCGTATGCGCTGGTGGGCGGCGCCACGGGCATGATCGGTGACCCGAGCGGTCGGGCCAGTGAGCGGGTGTTGCAGGGGCTCGACGCCATCCACAGCAACGCCGAGGCCATTCGTGGCCAGCTCAGTCGCTTCCTCGACTTCGACGGGCCTCGTGGTGCGAAGCTCGTGAACAATGTCGACTGGCTGTCCAAGCTGTCCGTGCTGGACTTCCTGCGTGAGACCGGCAAGCATTTTTCGGTCAACTACATGCTGGCCAAGGACTCGGTGAAGTCCCGCATCGACGGCGGCATTTCGTACACCGAGTTCTCGTACATGCTCCTGCAGGCGCACGATTTCTGGGAGCTGAACCGCTCCGAGGGTGTGACGCTGCAGTTCGGCGGCAGCGATCAGTGGGGGAACATCACCGCGGGCCTGGAATTGATCCGGCGCTCGGGCGGCGCCGACTCCAACGGTCTGACCTTCCCGCTCATCACCAACGCCGACGGCTCCAAGTTCGGCAAGAGCACCGGCGGCGGTTCCGTGTGGCTCGACCCGGAGCGCACCTCGCCGTACCAGTTCTACCAGTTCTGGATGGGCGCGGACGACCGGGACGCCTCACGCTATCTGCGCTACTACACGCTGTTCTCGCTGGACGAGGTCACGGCACTCGACGCCGAAGTGCGTACCGCGCCCGAGAAGCGCGCCGCGCAGCGCGCGCTTGCCGTGGAAGTCACCAGCCGTGTGCACAGCGCCGAAGCCGCGCGAGTGGCACAGGAAGTGTCGGCCCTGCTGTTCGAAAAGGCCGATCCGCAAGCACTGTCCGGTGAGGCGCTGAAGGCTCTGCGCGCCGAGATCCCGTTCGCCGAGTACGAACCGCCGGCCGAAGGCGCTCCGGCGGAAGGCATCGATGTATATCAGTGCCTCACGCTGCTGGGCATTGCAGCGTCGCGTGGTGCCGCCAAGCGGCTACTCGAGCAGGGTGGTGTGAGCGTGAATGGCGTCAAGCTCGGCGCCGCCGATCGCGTGGTGGGCGAAGACCGCCTGCTACGCGACCGCCATCTGCTGGTGCGAAAGGGACAGCGCGAGTTCGGACTGATTCAGGTTCCGTAA